Proteins encoded in a region of the Flavobacteriaceae bacterium HL-DH10 genome:
- a CDS encoding glycosyltransferase yields the protein MLFNLTISVVLFQTDKFEIESVVKTVFGSPLKIKLYFIDNSPTNILKEVISVNENVEYIHTGKNIGFGSAHNVAINIANKISEFHLILNADVIFEADILEKMYLFMKENKEVGLLAPKILNPDGSIQYSAKLLPTPVNLIVRRFLPIKSVQNYFNYLYEIKFFNFDRIINIPYVMGCFMFINCKVFEQVQGFDERFFMYPEDIDLTRRIHKNFKTLYYPKLTIIHKHGRGSYSNYKLLYYHVTSMIKYFNKWGWFFDKERREINKKILSQFEEGKNE from the coding sequence ATGTTGTTTAATTTGACAATTTCAGTAGTTCTTTTTCAAACGGATAAATTCGAAATAGAATCAGTTGTTAAAACTGTTTTTGGTTCTCCATTAAAAATAAAACTATATTTTATTGATAATTCCCCTACCAATATTTTAAAAGAAGTAATTTCAGTAAATGAAAATGTTGAATATATACATACCGGAAAAAATATTGGTTTTGGTTCTGCTCATAATGTAGCAATTAATATAGCAAATAAAATTTCAGAATTTCATTTAATTTTAAATGCGGATGTGATTTTTGAGGCTGATATTTTGGAAAAGATGTATTTGTTTATGAAGGAGAATAAAGAAGTTGGTTTGCTTGCTCCAAAAATTTTGAACCCTGATGGAAGTATTCAATATTCAGCAAAGTTATTACCTACTCCCGTTAATTTAATTGTAAGGCGATTTCTTCCAATTAAAAGTGTTCAAAATTATTTCAATTATTTGTATGAAATTAAATTTTTTAATTTTGATAGAATAATTAACATTCCATACGTTATGGGTTGTTTTATGTTTATCAATTGTAAAGTATTTGAACAAGTACAAGGTTTTGATGAGCGATTCTTTATGTATCCAGAAGATATAGATTTAACAAGAAGAATCCATAAGAATTTCAAAACCTTATATTACCCTAAACTAACCATTATTCATAAACACGGTAGAGGGTCTTACTCAAATTATAAATTATTATATTATCATGTTACTTCAATGATAAAATATTTTAATAAATGGGGATGGTTTTTTGATAAAGAAAGAAGAGAAATTAACAAGAAAATATTATCACAATTTGAAGAAGGAAAGAATGAATAA
- a CDS encoding glycosyltransferase family 2 protein, translated as MISVCIATYNGEKYIKEQLDSILTQIDLNDEVVISDDSSTDKTIEIIEKYNDSRIKIYKNNKFRNPIYNFENTLIKCSGDIIFLSDQDDIWPENKVVDYMGKLKEYDVVFSNVNLFKKDVNKTKELFVLENNNKGLVKNILKNHCIGATMAFKKELLGMVLPFPKYIPMHDIWIYSLGSIFGKTFYFNKPYLYYRRHGNNVTNTGVKTTNSLFVIMKNRLLLLFVVFMRVIKICLK; from the coding sequence ATGATTTCAGTTTGCATCGCTACATATAATGGAGAGAAATATATAAAGGAACAGTTGGATTCTATTTTAACACAAATTGATTTAAATGATGAGGTTGTAATTTCAGATGATAGCTCAACGGATAAAACAATTGAGATTATAGAAAAATATAATGATTCAAGAATTAAAATATATAAAAACAATAAATTCAGAAATCCTATATATAATTTTGAAAACACCTTAATTAAATGTTCTGGAGACATTATTTTTTTGTCTGATCAAGATGATATTTGGCCTGAAAATAAAGTTGTTGATTATATGGGTAAATTGAAGGAATATGATGTTGTTTTTTCAAATGTTAATCTTTTTAAGAAGGATGTTAATAAAACAAAAGAATTGTTTGTTTTGGAAAACAATAATAAAGGACTCGTTAAAAACATTCTAAAAAATCATTGCATTGGTGCTACTATGGCGTTTAAAAAAGAATTACTAGGAATGGTCCTTCCTTTTCCTAAATACATCCCTATGCATGATATATGGATATATTCTTTAGGATCTATTTTTGGAAAAACGTTTTATTTTAATAAACCCTATTTATACTATAGAAGACACGGTAATAATGTTACGAATACTGGGGTGAAAACGACAAATAGTTTGTTTGTTATTATGAAAAACAGGCTTTTGCTTTTATTTGTTGTATTTATGAGAGTAATAAAAATATGTTTAAAATGA
- a CDS encoding glycosyltransferase — protein sequence MKVFLKKILAVVVLYNEELEKTSTFRSLCEAIPNGSVLDIFVYDNSPNRKASDKIEHNKISIQYVHDPTNPGVSAAYNYGASFANQKHKEWLLILDQDSIINPDYFDVLFKSIRTDINYYMPILKYKDQIYSPCIVRYSKGFPLKEVTKGRIKTENLNFLNSGAFIRLSSFLSISGYNETIPLYFSDFDFFKRLKKKESYYYQLEVEFKHSLSFVEDSNLDNFILKFRLYSKGLREYLAVNREDMFLGVIFGLLRCAKQSFKHKTFVFFRVFYQELLP from the coding sequence ATGAAAGTTTTTTTAAAAAAAATATTAGCCGTAGTTGTTCTTTACAATGAAGAGTTAGAAAAGACAAGTACTTTTAGATCATTATGCGAAGCTATCCCTAATGGTTCTGTTCTTGATATATTTGTTTATGATAATTCACCAAACAGAAAGGCCTCAGACAAAATTGAACATAACAAAATATCTATTCAATATGTTCATGACCCAACTAACCCTGGTGTAAGTGCAGCGTATAATTATGGAGCCTCGTTTGCTAACCAAAAGCATAAAGAATGGTTGTTAATTCTGGATCAAGATTCTATCATAAACCCTGATTATTTTGATGTTTTGTTTAAATCAATTCGTACAGATATAAATTATTATATGCCTATTCTCAAATATAAGGATCAAATATATTCTCCGTGTATTGTTAGGTATTCTAAAGGGTTTCCTTTAAAGGAAGTTACAAAGGGTAGAATTAAAACAGAGAATCTTAACTTTTTAAATAGCGGAGCTTTTATACGGTTATCATCATTTTTAAGTATTTCTGGATATAATGAAACGATACCTTTGTATTTTTCAGATTTTGATTTTTTTAAAAGACTGAAAAAGAAAGAGAGTTATTATTATCAATTAGAAGTAGAATTTAAACATTCATTATCTTTTGTAGAGGATTCAAATTTAGATAATTTTATTTTAAAATTTAGATTGTATTCCAAAGGATTGAGGGAATACTTGGCCGTAAACAGGGAAGATATGTTTTTGGGCGTTATTTTTGGTTTATTACGGTGTGCTAAGCAATCTTTTAAACATAAAACCTTTGTTTTTTTTCGTGTATTTTATCAAGAATTATTACCATAA
- a CDS encoding MBL fold metallo-hydrolase has translation MGYIIKTDDNQLIVVDGGSSDSAIIVEDYLVQLGGKVDAWVITHPHEDHAGVLIEILKRKKIIITKILHSALNEEWVRLNEMKSYSFLVKKNKIIRKSEVLILDIKANDSFSIGDGVDLKVIGDRTNGLTLIQ, from the coding sequence ATGGGTTATATCATTAAAACAGATGATAATCAATTAATTGTTGTTGATGGTGGATCTTCTGATTCGGCTATTATTGTCGAAGATTATTTGGTTCAATTAGGAGGAAAAGTAGATGCATGGGTTATTACTCACCCTCATGAGGACCATGCAGGAGTATTGATCGAAATATTAAAAAGGAAGAAAATTATAATCACTAAAATATTACATTCGGCTTTGAATGAGGAATGGGTTAGGTTAAACGAAATGAAGTCTTACTCCTTTTTAGTTAAAAAAAATAAAATAATAAGAAAGTCAGAAGTTCTAATTCTTGATATAAAAGCAAATGACAGCTTTTCTATCGGGGATGGAGTTGATCTTAAAGTAATAGGAGACAGAACGAATGGATTAACTTTAATCCAGTGA
- a CDS encoding flippase: MSTISKNILWSSATSLLQVYTGSVVFIVLAKLMSLEDFGILSFGFSLAAILVICADFGFSLMIMKDFPRYILDHKKYVSNSLFSKVLISIFVSVFAIVYLCLLYDKKWLKVGGLYMLFAVVSSFVVYFQSLLKVQNKFHKYTETTIIYAIGVTVVVLIYWFVDTGLVMLAFYLLICRVLQLLWSTYLCRKSFNIRAFDINMQKSLFKNSWSFGLHTVLGIFYFMIDTQIISIYLGAKEVALYQAVFRIVLVLLIASEMLSNVLLPYLSFKYAKGENIASLVSRLLLYLIILGCSMFLLFTSFGSFIIQFLYTEEYLFAVPLVAPLSIVIIIRTVCSLLGNILTISDRQVYRVITVFVSLIASVVLNFILIPKYGIIAAAWSSVLVHICMFGMYLFYSKKEIKGIKLFSVDSILVLISAVLIFFGVKLFSSEGILIHTLAIVFWLIGIFFIMKRNENFNILLRLLKDKGV; this comes from the coding sequence ATGTCAACTATATCCAAAAACATACTTTGGTCATCGGCCACCTCGTTACTTCAAGTATACACAGGGAGTGTGGTTTTCATTGTTTTGGCAAAATTAATGTCACTTGAAGATTTTGGAATTTTAAGTTTTGGTTTTTCTCTTGCTGCCATTCTTGTTATTTGTGCAGATTTTGGGTTTTCATTGATGATTATGAAGGATTTCCCAAGGTATATACTCGATCATAAAAAATATGTTTCCAATAGTTTGTTTTCGAAGGTTTTGATATCAATATTTGTTAGTGTTTTCGCCATAGTTTATTTGTGTTTATTGTATGATAAAAAATGGTTAAAGGTTGGAGGATTGTATATGTTGTTTGCAGTTGTTTCTTCTTTTGTTGTGTACTTCCAATCATTACTAAAGGTTCAGAATAAGTTCCATAAATATACTGAGACCACAATTATTTATGCAATTGGTGTTACTGTAGTTGTATTGATATATTGGTTTGTAGATACAGGGCTAGTGATGTTAGCTTTTTACCTGCTTATTTGCAGGGTTTTACAGTTGTTATGGAGTACTTATTTGTGTAGAAAATCTTTTAATATTAGAGCTTTTGATATTAATATGCAAAAATCACTCTTTAAGAATAGTTGGTCTTTTGGGCTTCATACTGTATTAGGGATTTTTTATTTTATGATTGATACTCAAATAATTTCTATTTATTTAGGAGCGAAAGAGGTGGCGCTATACCAAGCTGTATTTCGGATTGTACTGGTATTATTGATAGCTTCAGAAATGCTATCAAATGTGCTACTACCTTATTTATCTTTCAAATATGCCAAAGGAGAAAACATAGCCTCGTTGGTTTCAAGGTTATTGCTTTATTTAATAATTTTGGGGTGCTCAATGTTTCTTTTATTTACTTCTTTTGGGAGTTTTATAATTCAGTTTTTGTACACCGAGGAATATTTATTTGCAGTGCCACTGGTTGCTCCATTATCAATTGTAATTATTATAAGAACAGTGTGTTCTTTACTCGGAAATATTTTGACAATTTCCGACAGACAAGTTTATAGAGTAATTACAGTATTTGTATCACTAATTGCTAGTGTAGTTCTTAACTTTATATTAATCCCTAAATATGGTATAATTGCCGCCGCATGGAGTAGTGTTTTAGTACACATATGCATGTTTGGTATGTATTTGTTTTATAGTAAAAAAGAAATTAAAGGAATAAAACTATTCTCTGTTGATAGTATTCTTGTTTTAATTTCAGCCGTATTAATATTTTTTGGTGTAAAATTATTTTCATCAGAAGGGATTTTGATACATACTTTAGCTATAGTATTTTGGCTTATTGGGATTTTCTTTATAATGAAAAGAAATGAAAATTTTAATATTTTACTTAGACTACTAAAAGATAAAGGAGTCTAA
- a CDS encoding CDP-glycerol glycerophosphotransferase family protein, with protein MLRVFKYIGYLLFLPFWWLQLLIPRNKNIWVFGAWYGHRFSDNSKYLYLYIKENHPEIKAIWLTRDVNIKNLIIREGGVSYLTSSLLAICYSLIAKNVIVSSGKRDINFLFINGSNWIHLWHGNPMKKIGLDDKYSNIHSFFQRKLIPVFFPFVCEYNYDYIVSNSEVFSEKMASAFNVAPHQIIESGCPRNDVFYNKEIDKFNADLKIRFKKCKIIYYLPTFRNHNKAKSLFNLEDFDENILEPFLEKENIVFVSKGHFVDNNLHSKIEKEHKGRIIHLSDEDVSDINFMLKDADMLVTDYSGAYFDFLLTEKPIIFAAFDLEEYKNSSREMYFDYESIVSGPIVYNWVELTNSIAEIIRENKYKEQIKSKNLVFNKYHDANNSKRVFMSLLNIHK; from the coding sequence ATGCTTCGAGTTTTTAAATATATAGGGTATTTATTATTTCTCCCTTTTTGGTGGCTACAACTTTTAATTCCTAGGAATAAAAATATATGGGTATTTGGAGCATGGTATGGCCATAGGTTTTCTGATAATAGTAAATATTTATATTTATATATTAAAGAAAATCATCCAGAAATAAAAGCCATATGGCTTACTAGAGATGTTAATATAAAAAATCTAATAATTAGAGAAGGAGGAGTGTCTTATTTAACAAGTAGTCTTTTAGCTATTTGTTATAGTTTGATTGCTAAAAATGTTATTGTTAGCTCAGGAAAAAGAGATATTAATTTTTTATTCATTAATGGATCAAATTGGATACATTTATGGCATGGAAACCCAATGAAAAAAATTGGGTTAGATGATAAATATTCTAATATTCATTCTTTTTTTCAAAGAAAACTTATTCCAGTTTTTTTTCCATTTGTATGTGAATATAATTACGACTACATTGTTTCTAACTCAGAGGTCTTTTCAGAAAAAATGGCTTCAGCATTTAATGTGGCACCACATCAAATTATTGAATCAGGCTGCCCTAGAAATGATGTTTTTTATAACAAAGAAATTGATAAGTTTAATGCAGATTTAAAAATAAGATTTAAAAAATGTAAAATTATATATTATCTGCCAACATTTAGGAATCACAATAAGGCAAAGAGTTTATTTAATTTAGAAGATTTTGACGAAAACATTCTTGAACCTTTTTTAGAAAAAGAAAATATAGTTTTTGTAAGTAAAGGACATTTTGTAGATAATAATTTACATAGTAAAATAGAGAAGGAGCACAAAGGCAGAATTATTCACCTGTCGGATGAGGATGTAAGTGATATAAATTTTATGTTAAAAGACGCAGATATGTTAGTTACTGATTATTCTGGCGCATATTTTGATTTTCTTTTAACGGAAAAACCGATCATTTTTGCAGCATTTGACCTTGAAGAATATAAGAATTCTTCTCGCGAGATGTATTTCGATTATGAAAGCATTGTATCTGGTCCTATTGTTTATAATTGGGTAGAATTAACAAACAGTATCGCAGAAATAATAAGAGAAAATAAGTATAAAGAACAGATTAAAAGTAAAAATCTGGTTTTTAATAAATACCATGACGCAAATAATTCTAAAAGAGTTTTTATGAGTTTATTAAATATACACAAATGA
- a CDS encoding phosphonoacetaldehyde reductase has product MIQEYIENITVSGLKNLVSKYSANKIFLVTGKKSYVTSGAQKFIETSLKGVDFVRFFEFEQNPKYEDSLIGVELYQQTSCDMILAIGGGSVIDMAKLINVFSSNTHLKGLDIINNTKLITNKGVPLIAIPTTAGTGSEATHFAVVYHDKKKYSLAHDNVLPDVACLNADFSFSQSKYLTACAGLDAFSQAVESYWSVGANDISKGFAKESIELLIQNLKKCVTQPDKESRKAIMKASYLAGKAINISKTTGAHAVSYAFTTYFSIPHGHAVFLTLPEFFEYNNDVTDLDLNDSRGLSYVKQNMKELCELFRVDIGIEAKLFLRKFAKELGIELSFEKLKIHDYENIIISNVNLERLGNNPRKISQEELRNLLKRKN; this is encoded by the coding sequence ATGATCCAAGAATATATTGAAAATATAACTGTTAGTGGTTTGAAAAATCTTGTTAGCAAGTATTCTGCTAATAAGATTTTTCTCGTTACGGGAAAAAAATCTTATGTGACCTCAGGAGCTCAAAAATTTATTGAGACTTCTTTGAAGGGCGTTGATTTTGTTAGGTTTTTTGAGTTTGAACAAAACCCTAAATATGAAGATTCACTTATAGGTGTAGAGTTATATCAACAAACAAGTTGTGATATGATACTAGCCATTGGAGGAGGTAGTGTAATTGATATGGCTAAGTTAATAAATGTATTTTCTTCTAATACTCATCTTAAAGGGCTGGATATTATAAATAACACAAAACTAATTACGAATAAAGGAGTACCTTTAATAGCTATCCCTACTACCGCAGGAACTGGAAGTGAGGCAACTCATTTTGCAGTTGTTTATCATGATAAAAAAAAGTATTCATTGGCTCATGATAATGTGCTTCCAGATGTAGCTTGTTTAAATGCCGATTTTTCGTTTTCACAGTCAAAATATTTAACGGCTTGCGCTGGATTAGATGCTTTCTCTCAAGCGGTAGAATCCTATTGGAGTGTTGGGGCTAATGATATTTCAAAAGGTTTTGCAAAAGAATCCATAGAACTACTAATTCAAAATTTAAAAAAATGCGTAACACAGCCGGATAAGGAAAGTAGAAAAGCAATAATGAAGGCTTCTTATTTGGCAGGAAAGGCAATTAATATTTCTAAAACAACGGGAGCACATGCTGTTTCGTATGCTTTTACGACGTATTTTTCAATACCTCATGGACATGCTGTCTTCTTAACACTACCAGAATTTTTTGAATATAATAATGATGTAACAGATTTGGATTTGAATGATTCAAGAGGATTGAGTTATGTCAAGCAAAATATGAAAGAACTTTGTGAGCTCTTTCGGGTAGACATTGGGATTGAGGCTAAACTGTTTTTGAGGAAGTTTGCCAAAGAGTTGGGAATAGAATTGTCGTTTGAAAAATTAAAAATTCATGATTATGAAAACATAATTATTTCTAATGTTAATTTAGAGCGTTTAGGCAATAATCCTAGAAAAATATCTCAAGAAGAATTGAGAAATCTATTAAAAAGAAAAAACTAG
- the aepY gene encoding phosphonopyruvate decarboxylase: MINTSNFYKALTSRGVDFFTGVPDSLLKDICAYISDNAPQERHIISANEGASIGLAVGSYLASGKLPLVYMQNSGFGNTVNPILSIADDDVYGIPMLLLIGWRGEPGIKDEPQHVKQGKVSEELLKAMDISYQIVDANCDIDTVLDKAIEITSNNKKPYALLVRKNTFEKYKLQNDKESSFELNREGAVKLIIGQLKKDDIVISTTGKTSREVFEYREALNQSHEKDFLTVGAMGHTSSIAMGIAIEKKNRNVFCIDGDGSVLMHMGSLTINGMMKGVENFKHIVINNGAHDSVGGQPTVAFDIDFTQIARASGYTLVDTACEVNEIKEKFKAMIEHKGRAFLEIKVNKGARENLGRPTKTPVENKIAFQQFLK; the protein is encoded by the coding sequence ATGATTAATACTTCAAATTTTTATAAGGCTCTTACCTCTAGAGGTGTGGACTTTTTTACAGGAGTTCCTGATTCGTTATTGAAGGATATATGTGCATATATATCCGACAATGCTCCTCAAGAGAGGCATATAATATCTGCGAATGAAGGTGCATCAATTGGATTAGCAGTTGGTAGTTATTTAGCCAGTGGAAAATTGCCTTTAGTATATATGCAAAATTCAGGTTTTGGAAATACTGTGAATCCGATATTATCCATTGCAGATGATGATGTTTATGGTATTCCAATGTTATTATTAATAGGCTGGAGAGGAGAACCAGGAATAAAGGACGAACCACAACATGTAAAACAAGGAAAGGTTAGTGAGGAGCTTTTAAAGGCCATGGATATATCTTACCAAATAGTAGATGCTAATTGTGATATTGATACAGTTTTAGATAAGGCAATAGAAATTACTTCAAATAATAAAAAACCTTATGCTTTATTAGTTAGAAAAAACACTTTTGAAAAATATAAGTTACAGAATGATAAAGAATCTTCTTTTGAGCTTAATAGAGAAGGTGCTGTCAAATTGATTATTGGACAATTAAAGAAAGATGATATTGTTATTTCTACAACAGGTAAAACTTCGAGAGAAGTTTTTGAATATAGAGAAGCATTAAATCAATCTCATGAGAAAGATTTTTTAACTGTAGGAGCGATGGGACATACTTCTTCAATAGCTATGGGTATAGCTATTGAAAAGAAAAATAGAAATGTATTTTGTATTGATGGAGATGGGTCTGTACTAATGCATATGGGAAGCCTTACAATTAATGGTATGATGAAAGGCGTAGAAAATTTTAAGCATATAGTTATAAATAATGGTGCTCATGATTCTGTAGGAGGACAACCAACAGTTGCTTTTGATATTGATTTTACCCAAATAGCCAGAGCATCTGGATATACTTTGGTAGATACTGCTTGTGAAGTAAATGAAATTAAGGAGAAGTTTAAAGCTATGATAGAGCATAAAGGTCGAGCATTTTTAGAAATAAAAGTTAACAAAGGCGCACGTGAAAATCTAGGCAGGCCAACAAAGACTCCTGTAGAAAATAAGATAGCATTTCAACAGTTTCTTAAATGA
- the aepX gene encoding phosphoenolpyruvate mutase yields MSKVYVGMSADLIHPGHLNILNEAAKLGEVTVGLLTDKAIASYKRIPYLEYEQRKVILENLKAVDKVISQDTLDYRPNLLKLKPDFVVHGDDWKEGVQRETRKQVIDTLNEWGGKLVEVPYTDGISTTQLNKALKEIGTTPDIRRARLRRLIHSKNIVRIIEAHNGLTGLITENIYVDVNGERREFDGMWASSLTDSTSMGKPDIEAVDITSRVNNINNLVEVTTKPIIFDGDTGGKIEHFVFTVRTLERLGVSAVIIEDKIGLKKNSLFGTDVQQYQDTIENFSKKIEAGRAARVTDDFMVIARVESLILKAGMEDALNRSKAYIEAGADAIMIHSKETSPAEILEFCAKFKKFDRRVPIIAVPSSYNTITEDELAEAGVNVVIYANQLLRSAYPAMLDTAKSILTHKRSFESKNNCISIKEILELIPGTK; encoded by the coding sequence ATGAGTAAAGTTTATGTGGGTATGAGTGCTGATTTAATACATCCAGGACATTTAAATATTTTGAATGAAGCAGCTAAACTTGGTGAAGTGACAGTTGGATTATTAACAGATAAAGCAATTGCTAGTTACAAACGAATTCCTTATCTGGAATATGAGCAACGAAAGGTTATTCTTGAAAATTTAAAAGCAGTTGATAAGGTTATTTCTCAAGACACATTAGATTATAGGCCTAATCTTTTAAAACTGAAGCCAGATTTTGTGGTTCATGGTGATGATTGGAAAGAAGGAGTTCAGAGAGAAACTAGAAAGCAAGTAATTGATACTCTAAATGAATGGGGAGGTAAACTTGTTGAGGTGCCATATACGGATGGCATTTCTACAACTCAGTTAAATAAAGCGTTAAAGGAGATTGGAACAACTCCTGATATAAGGAGAGCAAGACTTCGTAGATTAATACATTCAAAAAACATTGTCCGGATTATTGAAGCTCATAACGGACTTACAGGTTTAATTACTGAGAACATTTATGTTGATGTAAATGGAGAAAGAAGAGAATTTGATGGTATGTGGGCAAGTAGCTTGACCGATTCAACTTCAATGGGGAAACCTGATATTGAAGCTGTAGATATTACTTCAAGAGTTAATAACATTAATAATTTGGTAGAAGTAACTACTAAGCCTATTATTTTTGATGGCGACACAGGAGGGAAAATAGAACATTTCGTTTTTACTGTTAGAACTCTTGAAAGATTAGGTGTTTCAGCAGTAATAATCGAAGATAAAATAGGTTTAAAGAAAAATTCGCTTTTTGGTACTGATGTACAGCAATATCAAGATACAATAGAAAATTTTTCAAAAAAAATAGAAGCAGGAAGAGCAGCAAGAGTGACAGATGATTTTATGGTGATTGCAAGGGTTGAGAGTTTAATTCTTAAGGCGGGAATGGAAGATGCTTTAAATAGATCAAAGGCTTATATCGAAGCTGGTGCAGATGCTATTATGATTCATTCTAAGGAGACTTCTCCAGCTGAAATTTTAGAATTCTGTGCTAAATTTAAAAAATTCGATAGAAGAGTTCCAATTATCGCTGTGCCATCAAGTTATAATACTATAACGGAGGATGAGCTTGCTGAAGCTGGAGTGAATGTTGTTATTTATGCAAATCAATTGTTAAGAAGTGCATATCCTGCAATGCTAGATACAGCAAAATCTATTTTAACACATAAACGTTCTTTTGAATCAAAAAATAATTGTATTTCAATTAAAGAGATTCTTGAGTTGATTCCAGGAACAAAGTAA
- the rfbD gene encoding dTDP-4-dehydrorhamnose reductase — protein sequence MINILVTGGNGQLATCIKDVESQHDNLNFIYTDYLELDICDLKQVQAFFESNKQINYCVNCAAYTAVDKAEEDVEKAFEINAIGAKNLALVCNKEGAILIHISTDFVFDGKKSEPYTEKDVANPISVYGASKLQGEVKIQQKLKEHFILRTSWLYSEHCNNFLKTMLRLSKDRDELNVISDQIGTPTYAGDLAEVILKIIVEENNLFGIYHYSNEGVVSWYAFAKAIFDESKINMSVSPIKTEDYPTSATRPKYSVMDKSKIKEKLKIEILDWKESLKKCLIKNRS from the coding sequence ATGATAAATATTTTGGTTACTGGGGGTAATGGGCAATTAGCTACGTGTATTAAAGATGTTGAAAGTCAACATGATAATTTAAACTTTATTTATACGGATTATTTAGAGTTGGATATTTGCGATTTAAAACAGGTACAAGCTTTTTTTGAGTCTAATAAGCAAATAAATTATTGTGTTAATTGTGCAGCATACACTGCTGTAGATAAAGCAGAAGAAGATGTCGAAAAAGCTTTTGAAATAAACGCTATAGGGGCGAAAAATTTAGCATTGGTCTGTAATAAAGAAGGTGCAATCTTGATTCACATTTCAACTGATTTTGTCTTTGATGGTAAAAAAAGTGAACCTTATACAGAAAAAGATGTAGCTAACCCTATTAGCGTATATGGAGCTTCTAAATTACAAGGAGAGGTTAAAATACAGCAAAAATTGAAAGAGCATTTTATTTTAAGAACCTCTTGGTTATATTCAGAGCATTGTAATAATTTTTTAAAAACTATGCTTAGGTTGAGTAAAGACAGGGACGAACTTAATGTCATTTCTGACCAAATTGGGACACCAACTTATGCAGGAGATTTGGCAGAAGTTATTTTGAAGATAATAGTTGAAGAAAATAATCTATTTGGAATTTATCATTATAGTAATGAGGGTGTTGTTAGTTGGTATGCTTTTGCTAAAGCAATTTTCGATGAAAGTAAAATAAATATGAGTGTATCACCTATAAAAACTGAAGATTATCCAACTTCTGCTACCAGACCAAAATATAGTGTTATGGACAAATCTAAAATAAAAGAAAAACTAAAGATTGAAATTCTGGATTGGAAGGAAAGTTTAAAGAAATGTTTAATAAAAAATAGAAGTTAA
- the rfbC gene encoding dTDP-4-dehydrorhamnose 3,5-epimerase, whose product MRVKETKLKGCFIIEPKIFNDSRGYFFESFNQDVFNVLIGKNIKFIQDNESFSSKGVLRGLHYQVGEYAQAKLVRVIKGQVLDVAVDVRKNSLTFGQHVAVELTEENKKQLFVPRGFAHGFIVLSDTAIFSYKCDNFYNKASEGGIIYNDKDLNIDWKLDETVFVVSEKDLQLPTLKEAVL is encoded by the coding sequence ATGAGAGTAAAAGAAACTAAATTAAAAGGATGTTTTATAATAGAACCAAAAATTTTTAATGATAGCAGAGGTTATTTTTTTGAAAGTTTTAATCAGGATGTATTTAATGTCTTAATTGGAAAAAATATTAAATTTATCCAGGATAATGAATCTTTTTCTTCAAAAGGAGTTTTAAGAGGTTTACATTATCAGGTTGGAGAATATGCCCAAGCTAAATTAGTAAGAGTTATTAAGGGGCAGGTTTTAGATGTTGCTGTAGATGTTAGAAAAAACTCTTTAACTTTTGGACAGCATGTGGCTGTAGAATTAACAGAAGAGAATAAAAAACAGTTATTCGTTCCACGCGGTTTTGCACATGGCTTTATTGTGTTAAGTGATACCGCTATCTTTTCGTATAAATGCGATAATTTTTATAATAAAGCGTCAGAAGGCGGTATTATTTATAATGATAAAGATTTGAATATTGATTGGAAATTAGATGAAACAGTATTCGTGGTTTCTGAAAAGGATTTGCAGCTACCTACTTTAAAAGAAGCTGTTTTATGA